CACTAAAGAAACAGAGAAGATAGGTAAGAGGACAGCCTGCGCTGACTGCGAGTTGGTCAAAAGGAAAGGCCCTCATCGGGGGAACAGGTAAGATATAGATAAGCGAGTAACACAGGCTGCATTCACAAAATGAACACCGTCCTGGAAATGGCCTCATAGATCGGGCTTGGCTCGATTGCAAGACTGCATCGACCGGGGCTACCGTCGGCCAAACTCCAGGAGATCCCCGATACATCGCTGACCTGAGTATGTCGGGGGCCAGATGCCTCCGCACTGGTCACCCTCACAAATGGTCCCCGGCGCAGGGTAGAGGTGAAGgaattaagattattttgGCAGTGAATCGAGCAGGCCGTGCGGAGATATCTGGGCTTGATTGTGACAATCCAGTCAATGCACTGCCCAGGACTAGTGAATATCACCGACTATACCAACCATCTAGTGAAGTGGCTGCGTCTCCCGCCAGCACACCACGTATGTATGCATACATGGGTTGGGATATACAACCGGTGATGGGACATAGATCAAGTATAGAGTTACTCACTCCTGACAGTATTACTAAACTACATTTAAGATTACACGGGAATATAACACTTCATTGTAACATGTTTATTTCTGCACTATTGCTTTTAGAGTTACACCGATTACATCAACTTAGTGGACATCAAGGCACGAACTGCGGACATTTAAGTTGTTAAGACAGAAACTTTggtcctctccctctctccaccCTAACTTATCGTCGTTTCACCATGTCCAGCGCAGGCCACCATCTCCGGGCCCACAACGCTTTGATAGGGGGCCGGTTGCTTGGCTGCGACATCGACAGTGGAGCCTCCTTAATCAACATCAGACATCGATTCCCATTATAAGTTCGTTGCCGCCGGACTTATTTTACATCTTTTTTGACCAGTGCACATTCTTTCCATCAGCTGTTCCCAAtgctcaccaccaccctccttCTGGCCACCGCGGGCACGGTGCAGGCGTATACCCTGGTCAACTCGGGGTACATCATGCGCAAAAACATCGACTCCATTGTACAGCCCGGCAAGTACACGAGCCACATGCACAGCTTCTTCGGCAATGACGCGGTCAATCTGACTACTTCTACTACTGACGAGCTCATGCCCGGCTGCGCCACCAACGACAACCCGAACGACCTGTCGGTTTACTGTACGTGCAACCCGCTTCTTATGCTGAAACATACTGATGCAATAATGGACAGGGCACCCGACTCTGTACGCcaaagacggcgacgacctcGTCCCAATCGAGGCCCGGTACTTCAAAGCATACTACAACGAGATCGACACTGCCGAGATTCCGTTTCCCACAGACTTCAAAGCGGTCGCGGGCAACGCAAGCGCGTCGACAGCGGAGGAGGTGGACGACCTGTGGACCATGAGCTGGTGGTGCGAGTACGGTCCCGAGACGACGCCCGACAGCAGCGGCTGGCCCGATGCAGGATGCGATCTGGGTCGTCTGCAGACGCAGCTCCGGTTCCCTGACTGCGTGAACCCGGACACCCTGGCCAGTGGGTACTCCAGCCGCGCGTGGCTGGCGAACTCCAACCGCTGCCCCGATCAGATGAAGCGCATCCCACAGCTGCGGTTCTCCGTGCGCTTCGACACGTCTGAAGCGCTCCCCGACGGCTGGTCCGGCGAGGCACCACTGCAGCTTTCGAGCGGCAATTCATACAGCTTCCATGGCGACTTCATCAATGGCTGGCTGCCCGAGGCGGCCGAGAACATGTTGCGCGCCAGTGATAAGAACGAGTTCCAGACTGTCGCCGGTCCCCGATCCGAGGTGGCTACTTGTGACCCGGTTGATGTCGACCCGGACAATGGCACGAGCGACTATGAGGAGAGTCTTCGTATGATGGAGGCGTGACCTTGCATGTACCTTACTTCACTACCACTGTATTAGTATTCGCAGCGCGAGCATGTAACTATAAAATATGCTGATGAAACCCTATCTACACTTCGTGCCGTTACGCTAGCAGCAGTTGCTGCTCAATTCCTGTTGGAACCTTTCCCCTCTTTCCTGTGGTTCCTGCCATATAGGAAATCAATCTATCATTCTCTAGCATGGCCTACTTTCATAACCTGCAGAGATCTACTGCTCTACGCCCTCCGTCTCTCCAATCCTCACGACATACTTCACAGCAGAcgccttcccctccttcaaATCCTTTAAAATACCTTCAAGCCCTGCCAGCCCTCCAGGTCGCACCTCAAACGGATGCCCCTGGAACCACCCCTGCTTCAAACCCCTCCCCATCAGCTGGAAGAAGGCAGCCCCAAACTCCGCATGATCAAAGGTGTTCCCTTCCCTCGGCGGGAAATGCACAGACCCCGCAATCGGCTGGCTGATACTCACGCCGTCAGGTGGTGTAAAGTCACCCGCCGGCGGGAACATGACAGCCATTGCACCGGGCCCCGAAATCACAGCGCCGATATTCTCGAAACACTCGCGCTCCGAGACACCGTCGAACGCGTAGTGGATTGGCCCGTCATCAGCGGCAGCCTTGATCTGGGCGCGGATGGCCTCGTCACCGTCGCGGTAGTCGATTACCTCGTCGCCCGTTTCTGGGGAGAGCAGGGTTCTGACGAAGGGGATGCCCTTCCCCGCTACGGTGATTATGGGGTGGATGTTTGATAGCTGGGCGAATTTTATCGCGAAGGCACCGACTGCTGTTGCGCCGCCGTAGATCAGTAGTGGGAGTTGCTTCCTGGCTGGGTTCCAGGGCAGAGGGAGCTTCATGTCCTGGTACAGACCCAGTGCTGCTGTGATGGCACATAGGGGTATTGTTGCCGCCTCTACCACGCATTAGCTATTATCAGACGCCTCCATCTAGGCAGGTGTAACTAACCTTCAAAGCTCGTCGTATCAGGAATATGGAACGTGGTATAATCCTCCGCAATCGCAAATTCGGCAAAGGTGCCGTGCGGCTTCATAACCTGATGGAATGCAGCGACCCTGTCGCCCTTTGCGAATCCAACAACACCCTCGCCCACGGCCTCGATGTGCCCAGCCATATCGTCGCCGTGGTTATATGGAGACCCGTCCTTGGGGAAAAACcccaccatcttccagtcctTCGGGTTTGTGCCTGAGACCACCACGCGAATGAGGACCTGCCCCGGTCCTGGAACGGGGACGGGCGTGTCCTTGATCGAGACGGTGTAGTCGCTGTTGACGAATGCTTCCTTCATGTTGGTATTGGTTGTTGTTCGCGGTGTCGAGTATATTCGCCTTATGCTTGGGATGGTGGGAGTGGTAATCTATATAACATTGAAACGCCCCGTCCGATCTGCTACAGAATCACAAGACTGCGCGATATAACTATGATTGCCCCGTTACACTTAATCCAGTCACAAGGCTGCGCGATATAAGCCAGGCGGCTCATCAGGCGGCGGTAGTTGGTCTAGACTGTTTCGCCCCATCGGCCGGAGTTGGCCTATCTCCTATCTCCGTGTACAGGCAACTAGACCGAATAGTGAGGATGGAAGATATGGTCATATCCATTTTAAACGTTCAATCTATTTCTTCCTAATTCCTAAATCGATCAGATATAAAGTAGGCCATGGTCCGTCAATTAGGATTTAAGCAATGAATTGAGGTATCATCACTAGTTATTTATTCCAATAGCGTTCAGAGGTCAAAGTCCATGTCTTGTCTGACAGTCAATATATGTTTACCATTGCAAGTGGTCACGTTTGTCGTCTACAAAGGTAAGGAAGGATATACATGCTGTCACAGACTGATGTTTTGTAGCTTCTGCACGGCATTTTCTAGCGCCTTGGTCGCCTCCTCTAAGTAAGGGAGTTCTATCTCTTTCCCAGCGGCGCAGCGCTCTAGGAGGTCATAGCCCCTCTCGTATCGGTCAGCCTCGTTTTGGAAATACAAATAGCTGGTGGCCATCCGTAGCCGGAACCGTCCATGCAGGggcccatcatcatcctctccaaACGCGGAGCCGGGGAGGGCAGCCAGTCCACATTCTCGTATCAGCCACGCTGACAGAGCCGCACTGGTGCGGATTCCGAGTTTATATAGCTGCGCTGCATATGGTGAAAAGGACGGGTAAACGTAAAAGGAACCCCCGGGCTCGCTAACATCCAATCCGAGTTTCAGGAGCGCAGAATAGAGCCTCCAAGTACAGTATCGGTGCAAGGCAGTAACAGATTTGCGGTATCTGCACATTGCCTCGCCCGTGGAAAAGGCCTTGACAGATGCCAATTGAGCCGGTGCGGAGGCTGCCGACCAGCATTCGGAAGCGTATGCGAGGATTGTCTTGCGGATAGCTTCGCCCTTTTGGGAAGGGGGGAAAATGGCATAGCCCACGCGCCAGCCACCGGCCGAGTATGTCTGTTGCAAAGCTGTCAGAGATAATCATCAGTCAAATGATGTGTTCCCAGCTACCTTGGATAGTCCGCCGGTAAGGATCACAGTTTCGGAATCATCGGTGTTGCTGTCAAACGCGCTTATGCCTCTCTGGGCCGCATCGAAGCAAATGTCGGAATAGATCTCGTCGGTGATCAGAATTATCTTCTTTGATTTGCAGAACTCTTTGATAGCTCCAATGCAATTCGCCGAGAAGACGTGCCCTGTCGGATTTGATGGGCTGTTGATCAGCATAATGCGAGGGATGCATCCCTCTGAGATTGCTTGCTGGTAGgcagagagaagagaagattcTGCCACAACGATAAGGTCTGTCAATATTGATGAGTCTATCTCGTCGTTCGGGGGCTACTGACCGGTAATGCTGTGACGATCGACAGGGTCCGTCTCGATCCAAAAAAGCTTCTTCATGGCATGCAGCACTTGCGGCTCATAACTGACCCACGAGGGACGAGGAAGTAACACAGCGCCGTCTAGTATATCAAATAAGGCAAAAAGTAGGGGCTTTGACCCAGGAGCAATAACAATCTGATTAGGGCTAATCTCAACACCTAGACGATCCGAATTGAAAGTCGCAATAGCCTAGCCTCCGGCATCAGCACATCTTCTGGAAAGTCCTATCTGATGAGGGattgaagaaaacaaacgtCTCGCAAAGCCTCTATGCCGGCTACGGGCATATAGCTTGTTTCACTGGATGCGTCCCGATGGGTCTGGAGGACATCTTGCTGGATGGGAAATGTGGCCTCGCCAAAGCCCAAGTGGATGACATGTTTGCCTTCTGCGCGAGCCTTCGAGACGAGTTCATTGATCTCCAAAGTGGGAGAAATACGCAATTTCGCTGAGTTTGAGTTCACAACGTCAGTCATGGTGAATAATAGTCCTTCGTGTATAGTCACAACTAAGGTGGAGTGCACGAGTACTGTCCTTTTACCCTTGATATAGCGGCGATACTGGGCTTCCCGGCGATTATCTCGGCGCAACGATGCTAGAAATCCGGGAGAGCCGAGATGGGCGACTCGGAGATACACTTGTTGCCTGCGATTTTCCATGTCTCCCCGAGACTCAAAGACATTTGCTTTTGCGTAATGATATGATGTTCCCTGTGAAACGCCGAAGTACCGAAACGCCGAAGGAAGAGATTGATTTCACAATTCTCCTCCTGAGAGCTGCTGTGTTGGGGTAGAGTTTGACGGAggaaaatataaagtattaaaagAGTAAATGCACGTTACCTTTAACCGTGCGGGACGTTGATAGTTGGGGAAGATATAATAGATGGACGACGAACAGGCCTATTCCTATATAATACATTGCAAATCCCCAGACAGTATATGCTGTACAAAGCGAAACGTCAGATCATGCTATACCATGCTCCAGTTCTTCGACATATTGCCTCGTTATTATGTTGGTCGTGATGTCCATGTCACGGAAACCGACAAGTTTGGTCTTCCGGATGAATTTATACGAAGCAAACCAAGCCACATAAACCAATATCCCAACGTAACTAACGACAAACCCTACGGGATCGAACTCGTGCACAAAGCTAGAGAAACCTAATAGGTATACAGCGTTAGTATAGCCACCGCGCATTTTCGCGGTTTGTACTCACCACTAGTGAAGATTATTACCACGGTGAAGAATAGAGTCATTTGGGCCCTCGTCTTTTGGAAATGGCCCGAGAAGGGCAGGTCTTCCCGGCTAATTTCCTGGGCCTTCATACCCTGGTGGAAAAACAGATAGGTTACTAGGATGCTGACCCAGTTTAGTAGCCCTAAAATTGTGGAAAGAGATACTAGGTATCCAAAAACCACGGCGCTTCCTGAATTAATGTTCAGCAAtgcaagaaggaagaatgcgGAGGCTGCTGCCAAAGCAAAGATAGGAATGGACCCTTTCGTAAATTTGAACAAAGCCGGTGCATAACCGTCTTTTGCCAGGCCATATAGAGTACGGGACGCAACATAAATATCTGTTCCCTCTCAGTAAGCAACTTGTGAAAGGTCAATAGGCCTTGACACGGACCTGTATTCGCCGCACTGAGGACAAACACCAGCAGGCAGCCGTTGATTATATGAGGAAGGACTGGGATTCCGGAATCAACAATCGCGACGACAAAAGGAGAAGCGCCTGTGTATTATATGTCAGTGTGAATGTCTCTTTCCGCGGGAGGAAGGACAGGAAGTAAACGTTACCTGCGCCAGTGTCCGCTTTAGTAGCGTCTATCAAGCGATTATTCGAAGAGGATACAACCAGCCCCAGACAGAAGACACCCCCGACATAGAAAAACGTAATGCGCCAGAACGTCGCATTGACGGCCTTCGGGATCGTTTTCCATGGCTGGGATGCCTCTCCAAACGTCATACCCACCATCTCACTGCCCATATATGCAAATGCTGCATTTGTTACAGAAACCCAGAAACCAAGGAAGCGCCCTGTGGAACCTGTGTCAAGGTACTCTTTGAAGGCACCAGGGTTCTTCCAGTACCTGAATCCGATACGTCCTTGCGGGCTCCCCCCTAAATCGATGACTAGACAGAGAATCATTAAACCGACAATAGTGACTGTCTTGATGCACGCCGCAACGAACTCAATTTCACCGAAATACTGGACAGGCATGAACTGTGCGAAAGACAACCCCAGTCAGCATCCTCGTCCCATGCAAAAAAGGCGCCAGGGGGTGGGGATCAAACATTAATCATTATAATAATGACAGCAAATGAAACAACCCAGACAGCCACGTTGATATCAGGGAGCCAGTATTGCATCACTATTGCCGAAGCCGTGAGATTGTTGGCCAGGAGCACCACATATTTGAGAAAATAGTTCATCCCGGTAGCGAATCTGATATTGAACCGTCAGTACGACCCTGGCCGTCATCATGTAGACGGCAAACATACCCAAATGCCGGATCCACCAGACGAGAGGCATATCCGCCGAAGCCCTGGTCCATAGGCATGAAAACGGCCATTTCACCAAGAGCAGACATGATGTTGAGCACCAAGAGGCCAACAAAGGAATAGGCTATGAGCATGCTGGCAGGGCCACCTCGCGACAGCGCTGTTCCACTACTGATTAGAATGCCTGTTCCGATGGCGCCTGCAATGGAAAACATCCCGACGTGTCGAGATTTGAGCCCCCTCTTGAGCGCCCCATTCTCAACATTGGGGTTGGCAGTATGCAGAGCGACTTCGACGTCAGGATCGGCAGGCGAGCGGTTAGGTGATGCATTGTGTTTCTCATTGGAAAGCATTTTGAATCAGCATTTACTTTGGCAGTCAAGTCTGGCTACCCCGGAAAGAGATGATAATGGTTTAAATATGTAGCATGGACCGCCCCTCCCCCACAGTCTTGCTCGCTGGAAtatggaggaaatggggcACTGTCTAGTTGCCAATCTGCGTTATATTTTGGTAAATTATGTATATCTCATTGGTTGGACCACAGGGATCTTCCAGTGACTATCTACTTGTCCGGGGAATAGCTTCGAGCTCGGCAGTCGGTGTTTCGGTGTTTCAATCCGAATATTCCTCCATAACAGGCCTAGCATGCCAAAACTTCTCGAATCCAGAGTCAGCAGTGCTGGCAGTAGCGTATCCAAGTCAATCATCACGAGATTCATATGACACCAATTGAAGAAAGTAAACCCAATCCAGCATGCCAGTACAAAAGAAAAGTCCTACCACGCTTGGGGGGTGTCAACCGGAGTATTAGTCAGTATTAGCCCTAGTTACCCTTTTAGTGCAGTGCCAAAATCTGCAACACTCTTGGCTCGGCGTTGCAAACGCCGACTACAAATTGACCACCGTCTTGTCTGGATCTGCCACTGCCGGGACAAACGAAGGATCCTCCACTGTGAGGCATTCTGAGAGATTGGTTAACAGCTTGCGACTGCACAAACTCCACTCTAATGCAGTCCCGCCGGGGATCCCGCAAGGCGTGTGCCCTTTGCCACGAGCGCAAAGTCAAGGTCAGAGCCCTGATTGGGATCAAGTCTACCCTGACTGATTAACACCCCAGTGTGATGGAGCGACACCAAGTTGTCGGAACTGTTTGCGAGCCCAAGCTCTTTGCCGACCGCATGAGCGGCGCCGCCGGCTCACAATTCGCACACCAGAGCGAAGTCCAACCCAACCTCCGACAGCTGTGGAGAGGCTCGCTTGGTTGCAAAATGAACTCCTGCGGGTTTTGGGTCTGGATGTCCACCAGGTGAACACTGGCACTGCACTTGACTCTCTCCCGCGGTGTCAGCATCTTTTGCGCGCTCAGGGTGCGCCTTGTTCGCAAAACGCCGGTGCTCGAGCACCGGCCCCGACATCGCAGAGTGAGGGAGACCCATCCGAGACGTCTCCTGAGATGGACCCGAACATTCCCCTTTTGGCGTTCAACGCCACGGGCGAAGCTCGGTACTTGGGTGCATCGAGTGGCTCCGTTTTCGCCAGATTTATTGCAAACACGGCCAGATCGGTTTTACCACAGGGGGCTACAGGGCCCGGCCTTCAACCACATGTATATGAGCCTTCGCATGTCAACCGTCCCGCCGTTTCCTTCAGTCCCACAAATTGGAGAAAGTCAGCAACATTTGCTTTCCTCTTACGATGTTATCTAAAGTGGGTTCACAGCTGCTACCCTTTGTTTCTGTCCCAGGATATTGCGGCGCTCGAGTCCATGAGCTACTCAGAGGAGCCCCCCCGGGAAACTGGGGATACGACTATCATTTTCTACCTTATCATGTCGATAGGTGCTGTTCATGCCGAACAGAAGCACCTTCTCGATCACTTCCAGGGGGATGCGGGCCTGCGGCAGTATCAACATGACGCTTCGACTCGTGGGGTCTCATCGGAGGCATTATACCGAAAGGCTATCGGAGTGCTTGCGTCTGAACCGTCGAACTTGACTCCCCGTATCTCCTTGGTGCAGACTCTTGTTTTGATATCGATCTATGCCTCCCACCGCCCATCTGACAATGAGCAATGGCATATTGTGGGAATGGCCATGCGTGTACGTCTTGTAACACTGTCAAATATGACGACCGAGAAACGAACTGATCAAATTGAAAGATAGCAATAGAGCTAGGTTTACATCGACACAACAACGCCTGGAAGTTCACCGTGGATGAGCTTGAACTCCGGCGTCGAGTATTCTGGACGACCTACGCCATCGAAATCACAGTGGCGTTCAATCTAGGTCGTCCGGCTAGTATATCCTTTCAAGATGCCGATGCGCCTTTTCCTAGGAATTCAGAGGAAACCGCTCTCTCAATTCACCATATCAAACACCGACAGATTCAAGAACAAATGCTGTGCTTGGTCTATCGAAGCAGACCACATAATGCAGTCGCCATGTCGGAGTTCGATAACTCCATGTCGAATATAGAAAGCCTTCAGCAAAGCCTAGACGAATGGCATGGGGGGCTGCATGAGCTGTATCGCCAGTCAAGCTCGCCCTACCCCGTTGAGTACTGGGACCGACTTTACTATTCAACCTCTGCCGCTCTTTCCCGGCCGACCACTCTGTTTCCCCGGCCTGGACCCGAGCTTCAGACGAGGTGCTTTCTGTCGTCGTACCGGGTGATTGAAATCCATGAAACACTTATCCGGAAATTCCGGCTTCCTTACTCCTGGATGTTGCTACAAGGTCTTGTATTCTCAGCCATCTCGATGATCGTGACAACCAGAACAAGTACCACGGTATTAGCCAAGGAGTTCGGAGCGGACAGATTTCTAGACATTCTGACCAGGGGTGTGCGCAATTTCCACGTTGTCCTGGCCGTAATGAGAGAAAGGTGGACTGGTCTGGCGATCAGACATCTGGAAGAGTTACTTAACAAGCTGTGCCAAGATACTTTGAGATATACGATTAATGTCCTGGCGAAACAATCTTCTGCAAGAGCCTCGTCTCTGCAGTCATCAGTGCATCCTGGTCTTTTGTCTGGGAATCCGTCTTCATCCTGCCCGGACGCAAGGGAAGTTGAGCCAGGAGCTACAACTGGCATTTCAAATGACCAACGTCCTCCGAATGAAGAGCAATTTCCTCGCGGTCTGCTGGGCGAGGGGGCGTATCAAGAAACGAACGTTCAATTCGAGCCTGCTATCGACTCGGGGTTTTCAGAACTGTATCTTGGGGAGGACTGGTGGGCTTTTGATACCTTGTTCGAACTGGACGAACTCAGAACTTTCTTTGATTTTTTCCCAATCGAGCCATACGGGATATGACGGATGCAGGAGGGCTACAGCAAACAGAACCAATCAATAATATAAGACTGCAAACATTAGTGCTGTATTCTGGCCAATAGTCGGTATAGGCATAATAATCTTCGCAATACAATACAATGCGCTTAATCTCATAGATTTATTTTCGGACTTGGTGTCGGAATTCCGAGCTTCTACCTGGATCTAGAATCACTGGCATGACATCCGCGGGTCTCCCCGGTGATCGCAGTGGGTGACCGAATGGGGTTATTTTCCATGACTGCTTGACCTTTCAGTTCGCTCACGGGCTAAATGACATGACTACTGTGCTGCACCGCGAACCACGCCCAGAAAGAAACCTGGTCCCCACTCAGAAATGGCAGTAGGGCTATTTATACACAGAGCTTTTCCAGCCTAGTAATctatatatgtatatatatatcgaaaCCAACGATTCAGCTGCTTAGATCCCACCCTTTGTCGACTAAACGGGCGGACAGGGGGGTTGCTGGCATGCTAATTCCACCTTGGTGCGCCTTTAATGCGACAACCAAGTTACGCATCATCGAAGGCCTAGGAATGCTAGCTCTTGTATGACAAGCCGATTTATCTACTTCTCGACGCTAATATGTGTGCCAAAATGCCAGCCAAGCAAGTCGCCAATCTGACCTAAACCAACTCGATCCAAAACTTAAACCGCATGGTATCCTTATCTTCCCATGACCAGAGCTTGTAATAGGCTGGATCCATACCGTTTGCAGAACCCCAGGTACCCCATTCCGTTTTCACCATAAATTGTAGCCCTGTCTCCTGGCCAATCTCCTCCCACATGCGCGTAAAGCTTTCCGAgtcgtggttgaagaaggtatCAAGGCGGCCGTTATCCTCACTTTCTCTGGTTGGTTTGTATAGATAGTTGCGGACCTCCTTGGCTTTTCTGCTCCCATGCTGACGCCCAACAATAAGCGACCCCCTCTGCTTTTTCAGAAGTTTAAGGAGGGTGATAGCCGCCTTCTTCTGACCGTCCAAAGTAAAAAGATGTAGGAAAGATCCAGCGTGGATCACGTCAAAGTCTTCTAACCGTTCCTTCCACAACTTGCCATCCTCATTGAAGATATTCGCGGTGTACAAGGAAGACTTCAGCGTCTCTCGGTCACGAAAGAGTTCATATCCAAGATCGAGGAAGGTAGTGTTGAGTTCCGCACCACAAATATTTTCAGCCGGTGCACCGTCTGTGATAAGGGCGCGAACATCATGGCCAAAACAGCAGCCAAAATCTAGCAATTGCTGGCCATTTTTGAGGCGTTCGAGGATATCGGCATATCGGGGTGAATCGGGGAGTGAGAAGTCAAGAAAGCGGAACAGCCCGATGCACGGATATGGGGAAGATTCCCATGCTTTTTCGCGCTGAAAACAGTTATTTATGGTCACATTTCGAATTCACGTCACATACAATGTTTTCAATATGCCCTTTCACTTCGTCTTGTTTTAAACCAGCATAATCCTGCAAAACCCGTTGAGCCAAAGGTGGGACCCGCTCGAGAGTATCGAGGTACCAGGGAATTCCCCCCCTTGGGTTCCCCATGTTGGACTGATCACTTGTAATAAaggaggccatggttgaGGTGATATGTCTGATTTAGTGTCTTGTCTTTAGAGTAAGAGTGTTTTCCTGGGTTCCAATATTATAACCGTGATGCTGGCCCTTTATATAAGCCAGCAGTCAAGGCCTAGCGGACTAGGAGCCCGAGTAGACCACCCCTCGTGTTGACAAAATTTATCTTTTCGATACCAATGAGAGTACTATTCAGTGCAACGGTTGCATCGGAGACTTGGGCCCATCGGCTAGTTCCGCCCTACGTGGGTTTATCTTATCAGATCAAACACTAAA
Above is a window of Aspergillus puulaauensis MK2 DNA, chromosome 2, nearly complete sequence DNA encoding:
- a CDS encoding uncharacterized protein (COG:S;~EggNog:ENOG410PPEE;~InterPro:IPR036864,IPR007219,IPR001138;~PFAM:PF00172,PF04082;~TransMembrane:1 (i533-551o);~go_function: GO:0000981 - DNA-binding transcription factor activity, RNA polymerase II-specific [Evidence IEA];~go_function: GO:0003677 - DNA binding [Evidence IEA];~go_function: GO:0008270 - zinc ion binding [Evidence IEA];~go_process: GO:0006351 - transcription, DNA-templated [Evidence IEA];~go_process: GO:0006355 - regulation of transcription, DNA-templated [Evidence IEA]); translated protein: MQSRRGSRKACALCHERKVKCDGATPSCRNCLRAQALCRPHERRRRLTIRTPERSPTQPPTAVERLAWLQNELLRVLGLDVHQVNTGTALDSLPRCQHLLRAQGAPCSQNAGARAPAPTSQSEGDPSETSPEMDPNIPLLAFNATGEARYLGASSGSVFARFIANTARSVLPQGATGPGLQPHVYEPSHVNRPAVSFSPTNWRKSATFAFLLRCYLKWVHSCYPLFLSQDIAALESMSYSEEPPRETGDTTIIFYLIMSIGAVHAEQKHLLDHFQGDAGLRQYQHDASTRGVSSEALYRKAIGVLASEPSNLTPRISLVQTLVLISIYASHRPSDNEQWHIVGMAMRIAIELGLHRHNNAWKFTVDELELRRRVFWTTYAIEITVAFNLGRPASISFQDADAPFPRNSEETALSIHHIKHRQIQEQMLCLVYRSRPHNAVAMSEFDNSMSNIESLQQSLDEWHGGLHELYRQSSSPYPVEYWDRLYYSTSAALSRPTTLFPRPGPELQTRCFLSSYRVIEIHETLIRKFRLPYSWMLLQGLVFSAISMIVTTRTSTTVLAKEFGADRFLDILTRGVRNFHVVLAVMRERWTGLAIRHLEELLNKLCQDTLRYTINVLAKQSSARASSLQSSVHPGLLSGNPSSSCPDAREVEPGATTGISNDQRPPNEEQFPRGLLGEGAYQETNVQFEPAIDSGFSELYLGEDWWAFDTLFELDELRTFFDFFPIEPYGI
- a CDS encoding class I SAM-dependent methyltransferase (COG:S;~EggNog:ENOG410PQP4;~InterPro:IPR029063) produces the protein MASFITSDQSNMGNPRGGIPWYLDTLERVPPLAQRVLQDYAGLKQDEVKGHIENIREKAWESSPYPCIGLFRFLDFSLPDSPRYADILERLKNGQQLLDFGCCFGHDVRALITDGAPAENICGAELNTTFLDLGYELFRDRETLKSSLYTANIFNEDGKLWKERLEDFDVIHAGSFLHLFTLDGQKKAAITLLKLLKKQRGSLIVGRQHGSRKAKEVRNYLYKPTRESEDNGRLDTFFNHDSESFTRMWEEIGQETGLQFMVKTEWGTWGSANGMDPAYYKLWSWEDKDTMRFKFWIELV